A single window of Methylobacterium nodulans ORS 2060 DNA harbors:
- a CDS encoding GntR family transcriptional regulator translates to MSETLWAQVARDLTAGIASGRFPVGSLLPTEMELCEHYGASRHTVRTAIRQLQEQGLISRKKKAGTRVEAAMPTSGYRQSLASLEDLIQFGAAHMRAVQETAEVTADADLAADLGCDMGARWFRISSLRLDGRPGGAPVGWTDVYVDPAYAELGDVVRASPEVLISTLIEQRYGRRSAEIRQDVDAIALPAARAAALQAKAETPALRILRHYIDEQGKVFEISSTIHPAGRFTVSQRMRRMTETGQV, encoded by the coding sequence ATGAGCGAGACGCTGTGGGCGCAGGTGGCGCGTGATCTGACGGCCGGGATCGCCTCCGGCCGCTTCCCGGTCGGGTCGCTGCTGCCGACCGAAATGGAACTCTGCGAGCATTACGGGGCGAGCCGTCACACGGTGCGCACCGCCATCCGCCAGTTGCAGGAGCAGGGCCTGATCTCGCGGAAGAAGAAGGCGGGGACGCGGGTCGAGGCGGCGATGCCGACGAGCGGCTACCGGCAGTCGCTCGCCTCCCTGGAGGACCTGATCCAGTTCGGCGCTGCCCATATGCGCGCGGTGCAGGAGACGGCCGAGGTCACCGCGGATGCGGACCTCGCGGCGGATCTCGGCTGCGACATGGGCGCGCGCTGGTTCCGGATCTCCAGCCTGCGTCTGGATGGCAGGCCGGGGGGCGCCCCGGTCGGCTGGACCGACGTCTATGTCGACCCGGCCTATGCCGAGCTCGGCGATGTCGTCCGTGCCTCACCCGAGGTGCTGATCAGCACGCTGATCGAGCAGCGCTACGGCCGACGCAGCGCCGAGATCCGGCAGGACGTCGACGCGATCGCGCTCCCGGCTGCCCGTGCTGCCGCGTTGCAGGCCAAGGCCGAGACGCCCGCGCTCCGGATCCTGCGCCACTACATCGACGAGCAGGGAAAGGTGTTCGAGATCTCGTCGACCATTCATCCCGCGGGGCGGTTCACGGTCTCGCAGCGCATGCGGCGCATGACCGAAACCGGGCAGGTTTGA
- the pcaB gene encoding 3-carboxy-cis,cis-muconate cycloisomerase, which yields MSRLLPPSATTVIDSLLFRDAFGTPAMRAIFSDHALVQRYIEVEVALAKAEAACGVIPAEAAAQIAARCNFEALDFDLLRHETDNVGYPILPLVHQLVKQCGEAGRYVHWGATTQDIMDTANVLQVRAGLDLVAADVDALRTILADLSRRHRDTPMAGRTHLQQALPVTFGYKTAIWLAALDRHAERLAQVRPRVLVGSFAGAAGTLASLGDHGLAVQEALCRELGLGVPVSTWHVARDGFAEVVNLLALITGSLGKIALDVMIMASTEFAEVYEPFVTGRGASSTMPQKRNPISSELMLAASKGVRQQAGLMLDAMVQDFERATGPWHAEWMAIPESFVLTAGALHQAKFALGGLIVDEAQMRRNLGISRGLIVAEAVMMALAPHTGRQQAHDLVYAACRVVNEQGGTLAEALAGVPEVTRHFDRAEIDRLTDPANYLGSAPQMVDRVLASAPRDR from the coding sequence ATGAGCCGTCTGCTGCCCCCCTCAGCCACCACCGTCATCGACTCCCTCCTGTTCCGCGACGCCTTCGGCACTCCGGCCATGCGCGCGATCTTCTCCGATCACGCCCTGGTCCAGCGCTACATCGAGGTCGAGGTCGCGCTCGCCAAGGCCGAGGCGGCCTGCGGCGTCATCCCGGCCGAGGCCGCCGCGCAGATCGCCGCCCGCTGCAACTTCGAGGCGCTCGATTTCGATCTCCTGCGCCACGAGACCGACAATGTCGGTTATCCGATCCTGCCGCTGGTCCATCAGCTGGTGAAGCAGTGCGGCGAGGCGGGGCGGTACGTCCATTGGGGCGCAACCACCCAGGACATCATGGACACCGCCAACGTGCTCCAGGTCCGCGCGGGGCTCGATCTCGTCGCGGCCGATGTCGACGCCCTGCGCACGATCCTGGCCGACCTGTCGCGCCGCCACCGCGACACGCCGATGGCGGGGCGCACGCACCTGCAGCAGGCCCTGCCGGTCACCTTCGGCTACAAGACCGCGATCTGGCTCGCGGCCCTCGACCGCCACGCGGAGCGCCTCGCCCAAGTCCGTCCCCGGGTTCTCGTCGGATCCTTCGCCGGAGCGGCCGGAACCCTTGCCTCCTTGGGTGATCATGGTCTTGCGGTGCAGGAGGCCCTCTGCCGGGAACTCGGCCTCGGCGTGCCGGTCTCGACCTGGCACGTCGCCCGCGACGGCTTCGCCGAGGTGGTGAACCTGCTGGCCCTGATCACCGGCTCGCTCGGCAAGATCGCCCTCGACGTGATGATCATGGCCTCGACCGAGTTCGCCGAGGTCTACGAGCCCTTCGTCACCGGACGCGGCGCCTCCTCGACCATGCCGCAGAAGCGCAACCCGATTTCGTCCGAACTGATGCTCGCCGCCTCGAAGGGCGTGCGGCAGCAGGCCGGGCTGATGCTCGACGCCATGGTGCAGGACTTCGAGCGCGCGACCGGCCCCTGGCATGCCGAATGGATGGCGATCCCCGAGAGCTTCGTGCTCACGGCGGGCGCCCTGCACCAGGCCAAGTTCGCCCTCGGCGGCCTGATCGTCGACGAGGCGCAGATGCGCAGGAATCTCGGGATCAGCCGGGGCCTGATCGTGGCCGAGGCCGTGATGATGGCGCTCGCACCCCATACCGGGCGCCAGCAGGCGCACGATCTGGTCTACGCCGCCTGCCGCGTCGTGAACGAGCAGGGCGGCACGCTGGCCGAGGCGCTCGCCGGCGTGCCCGAGGTCACCCGGCACTTCGACCGGGCCGAGATCGACCGGCTGACCGACCCGGCGAACTATCTCGGCTCGGCCCCGCAGATGGTCGACCGCGTGCTGGCCTCGGCGCCGCGCGACCGCTGA
- a CDS encoding cation:dicarboxylate symporter family transporter encodes MSMTVSTPTDLHPPPTTVTVKPRKSIWTNLGFQIVVAMALGAAVGFLFPSFASQLKILGDIFLRLIKTAVAPLVFLCVVVGVTSAGDFKRVGKVGLIAMLYFEIVSSIALAVGLLAGNLLGVGQGMAETTKATLAQGKAPSGAAAPHSTLDFILNVFPDNFIGAFARGELLQVLVIALIFGAALLHLSPEKRQPIERGLNTISDAFFEFIHLIMWCAPIGTFGAVAFAVGSSGTSVLLSLIYLVLSFYAVVIAFIVVVLGAISALFKINLFRFLAFIREEIYIVLGTASSESVLPRLLEKLPQFGCSRQSVGLVLPTGYAFNLDGTSIYMSMGVIFLANAYHVPLDLGQQLGILAIMLLTSKGAATVSGGSFVVFAATVAATGVLPLEGLPILFGVYRFMSIAIATTNVIGNSVATVVTAKLAGEFDEAVARDVFARMRAEKAIAA; translated from the coding sequence ATGTCGATGACCGTCAGCACCCCCACCGACCTGCACCCGCCGCCCACCACCGTCACCGTGAAACCGCGAAAGTCGATCTGGACGAATCTCGGCTTCCAGATTGTCGTGGCGATGGCCCTCGGCGCGGCGGTCGGCTTCCTGTTCCCGAGCTTCGCCTCCCAACTCAAGATCCTGGGCGACATCTTCCTGCGCCTGATCAAGACGGCGGTGGCGCCGCTGGTCTTCCTCTGCGTGGTGGTGGGGGTGACCTCGGCGGGGGACTTCAAGCGCGTCGGCAAGGTCGGCCTGATCGCGATGCTCTACTTCGAGATCGTCTCGTCCATCGCGCTGGCGGTGGGCCTGCTCGCCGGGAACCTGCTCGGCGTCGGCCAGGGCATGGCGGAAACCACGAAGGCGACGCTGGCCCAGGGCAAGGCGCCCTCGGGCGCCGCCGCGCCGCACTCCACCCTCGACTTCATCCTCAACGTGTTCCCGGACAACTTCATCGGCGCCTTCGCGCGGGGCGAGTTGCTCCAGGTGCTGGTGATCGCGCTGATCTTCGGCGCCGCCCTGCTGCATCTCTCGCCCGAGAAGCGCCAGCCCATCGAGCGCGGCCTCAACACCATCTCGGACGCCTTCTTCGAGTTCATCCACCTGATCATGTGGTGCGCGCCGATCGGCACCTTCGGGGCGGTCGCTTTCGCGGTCGGGTCGAGCGGCACCAGCGTGCTCCTGTCGCTGATCTACCTCGTGCTCAGCTTCTACGCCGTGGTCATCGCCTTCATCGTGGTGGTGCTGGGCGCGATCTCGGCCCTGTTCAAGATCAATCTCTTCCGCTTTCTCGCCTTCATCCGGGAGGAGATCTACATCGTGCTCGGCACCGCCTCCTCGGAGAGCGTGCTGCCGCGCCTATTGGAGAAGCTGCCGCAATTCGGCTGCTCGCGGCAGTCGGTCGGCCTGGTGCTGCCGACCGGCTACGCCTTCAACCTCGACGGCACCTCGATCTACATGTCGATGGGCGTGATCTTCCTGGCCAACGCCTATCACGTGCCGCTCGATCTCGGGCAGCAGCTTGGCATCCTCGCCATCATGCTGCTGACCTCGAAGGGGGCCGCGACGGTGTCGGGCGGGAGCTTCGTGGTCTTCGCCGCGACGGTCGCGGCGACCGGCGTGCTGCCGCTGGAGGGGCTGCCGATCCTGTTCGGCGTCTACCGCTTCATGTCGATCGCCATCGCCACCACCAACGTGATCGGCAACAGCGTCGCGACCGTGGTGACCGCGAAGCTCGCGGGTGAATTCGACGAAGCTGTCGCTCGTGATGTCTTCGCCCGGATGCGCGCCGAAAAGGCTATTGCTGCCTGA
- a CDS encoding methyl-accepting chemotaxis protein — translation MALVKKAKLAPKGDGSGPVAPPPAPVAVAAATASGGRGQSRVRQQKAAERLAAATQEFAAGIAEASAASEELRRAMEQIAGGAEEAAGAVQQSLAAVTVIVGRLTEARERADLSRQRTTAFQALLIEANAQVTHSVAAIQTNAERQTGAVAIVAELDRGAATIGEVTGAVGYVSDQTNLLALNASIEAERAGAEGRGFAIVADEVRALAETAEASARTGQALVEAIRAEVRGIVDTIRASAERAVANAEAGERISRQLEAARIDLGVLADGNQAILAAAIEAETTVREAQRGAEQIAAAADQQATAAAQAQQAVAQQTLSLDQSQVTAQRLSGLADDLRRTRRLRATSAEEVAAAADELAATIQELSGAAAQILAAIDQISRGTGIQSAAARQSSAAMAEVERGAGRVRASATTALERVAGLGLAIREARATLIGLAAGVTRSLEETRAGLERVGTLETSSRRIATIVESIALVAVQISMLAVSGSIEAARAGADGQGFAVVSDDIRALAREAAQSAERIRDTVRTIQDGVAAVRRALEQVAAAAEGEVQRNRTLLASLATVEGDVAALERANAEVAQGADEILRATGEAVTGAEQIAVAAEQADRAAAEAATAARQQARGAEDLAAAVEEIAALSAELRDADA, via the coding sequence ATGGCGTTGGTGAAAAAGGCAAAGCTCGCCCCGAAGGGCGACGGCTCCGGGCCTGTCGCTCCCCCGCCGGCCCCGGTGGCAGTGGCCGCCGCCACCGCAAGCGGCGGCCGGGGGCAGTCCCGGGTGCGGCAGCAGAAGGCGGCCGAGCGCCTCGCCGCCGCCACGCAGGAATTCGCGGCGGGCATCGCCGAGGCCTCGGCCGCCTCCGAGGAACTCCGGCGGGCGATGGAGCAGATCGCGGGCGGGGCCGAGGAGGCCGCCGGGGCCGTCCAGCAATCCCTTGCGGCCGTCACCGTGATCGTCGGGCGGCTCACTGAGGCCCGCGAGCGAGCCGACCTCTCCCGCCAGCGGACCACCGCCTTCCAGGCGCTGCTGATCGAGGCCAACGCCCAGGTCACCCACTCCGTCGCGGCGATTCAGACTAATGCCGAGCGCCAGACGGGCGCCGTCGCGATCGTGGCGGAACTCGACCGCGGCGCCGCCACCATCGGCGAGGTCACCGGCGCGGTCGGCTACGTCTCCGATCAGACCAATCTGCTCGCCCTCAACGCCTCGATCGAGGCGGAGCGCGCGGGCGCCGAGGGCCGCGGCTTCGCCATCGTGGCGGACGAGGTGCGGGCCCTGGCCGAGACCGCCGAGGCCAGCGCCCGCACCGGGCAGGCGCTGGTCGAGGCGATCCGGGCGGAGGTCCGCGGCATCGTCGACACGATCCGGGCCTCCGCAGAGCGGGCCGTGGCCAATGCCGAGGCGGGCGAGCGCATCTCCCGGCAGCTCGAAGCGGCCCGCATCGATCTCGGCGTGCTCGCGGATGGCAACCAAGCCATCCTGGCCGCCGCCATCGAAGCCGAGACGACGGTGCGCGAGGCCCAGCGCGGCGCCGAGCAGATCGCCGCTGCGGCCGATCAGCAGGCCACGGCCGCCGCGCAGGCCCAGCAGGCCGTGGCGCAGCAGACCCTCTCCCTCGACCAGAGCCAGGTCACCGCCCAGCGCCTGTCCGGGCTCGCGGACGACCTCCGGCGCACCCGCAGGCTGCGCGCGACGAGCGCCGAGGAGGTGGCGGCCGCCGCCGACGAACTCGCCGCGACGATCCAGGAACTCTCCGGAGCCGCTGCCCAGATCCTGGCGGCCATCGACCAGATCAGCCGCGGCACGGGCATCCAGAGCGCGGCGGCGCGCCAGTCGAGCGCCGCCATGGCGGAGGTGGAGCGTGGTGCCGGGCGGGTGCGGGCGAGCGCGACGACGGCCCTGGAGCGCGTCGCCGGCCTCGGCCTCGCCATTCGGGAGGCGCGCGCCACCCTGATCGGCCTCGCGGCGGGCGTGACGCGCTCCCTCGAAGAGACCCGCGCCGGCCTGGAGCGGGTCGGCACCCTGGAGACCAGCAGCCGCCGCATCGCGACGATCGTCGAGTCCATCGCCCTCGTCGCCGTGCAGATCAGCATGCTGGCGGTGAGCGGCTCCATCGAGGCGGCCCGGGCCGGCGCGGACGGGCAGGGCTTCGCCGTGGTCTCGGACGATATCCGGGCGCTCGCCCGCGAGGCCGCGCAGAGCGCCGAGCGGATCCGCGACACCGTGCGCACCATCCAGGATGGGGTGGCCGCGGTGCGGCGGGCGCTGGAGCAGGTCGCCGCCGCCGCCGAGGGCGAGGTCCAGCGCAACCGCACGCTGCTCGCGAGCCTCGCGACCGTCGAGGGCGATGTCGCGGCCCTGGAGCGGGCCAATGCGGAGGTCGCGCAGGGCGCCGACGAGATCCTGCGCGCGACCGGCGAGGCGGTGACGGGCGCCGAGCAGATCGCCGTCGCGGCCGAGCAGGCCGACCGCGCCGCCGCCGAGGCCGCGACGGCCGCCCGGCAACAGGCCCGCGGCGCGGAGGATCTCGCCGCCGCGGTGGAGGAGATCGCGGCGCTCTCCGCCGAGCTGCGAGACGCGGATGCCTGA
- a CDS encoding chemotaxis protein CheW, translating to MPDPAQASPGSGERALVVALGRDRLALPGARIRAILRPPALTRLPGLPPALAGLAHLRGLPLPVLDLRRLLNREDDPAGAAGRMVVADAGEPVGLMVDRVIGLTGRSPDADAGAELLDLPQLVAAAFPHPARPWRAETGRAAPTGQSSAAGRVALIDLRVAGRPYALPLDGVAEVTTLPPDWQPDPEAGPVALGPMQWRGGRLPLLWLAGLLGIAADGPAAGTHAAAGARVVVVRSGGVGLVVDSLGPVFRLAPEAIDPLPPVLRRTGRGTVAAIARLGDGDLVPILSLDRLLAGVVPAAEAARSGQTDGEARAARPEAVLVIAVAGERYGLPAAAVTAVLRLPAAITRLPHAPACVAGLVALRGAAVPVIDLRRRLGRPAGTDPRSRIIALEVGGQRMGLLVDEVSRLRHLETGAIRPPPEGLDAAVTRAAALGTGDLLPLLDPSGLLDAAWSESPGRGPGGLRRWARAAGTAS from the coding sequence ATGCCTGACCCCGCGCAGGCGAGCCCCGGCTCCGGTGAGCGCGCGCTCGTCGTCGCGCTCGGCCGCGACAGGCTCGCCCTGCCCGGGGCCCGCATCCGCGCGATCCTGCGCCCGCCCGCCCTGACGCGCCTGCCCGGCCTGCCGCCCGCCCTGGCGGGCCTCGCGCATCTGCGCGGCCTGCCCCTGCCGGTGCTCGACCTGCGCCGGCTCCTGAATCGGGAGGACGATCCGGCGGGCGCCGCCGGACGCATGGTCGTGGCCGATGCGGGAGAGCCGGTCGGGCTCATGGTCGATCGCGTCATCGGCCTGACCGGCCGCTCTCCGGACGCGGATGCCGGCGCGGAGCTCCTGGACCTGCCGCAGCTCGTTGCAGCGGCCTTCCCGCATCCGGCGCGGCCCTGGCGGGCCGAGACCGGCCGCGCCGCCCCCACCGGGCAGAGCAGCGCGGCCGGGCGGGTGGCGCTCATCGACCTGCGGGTGGCGGGGCGGCCCTACGCGCTGCCCCTGGACGGGGTTGCCGAGGTCACGACCCTGCCGCCGGACTGGCAGCCGGACCCCGAGGCCGGCCCGGTCGCGCTCGGGCCGATGCAATGGCGCGGGGGCAGGCTGCCTCTCCTGTGGCTCGCGGGCCTCCTCGGCATCGCCGCGGACGGGCCGGCGGCCGGCACCCACGCGGCGGCCGGGGCCCGCGTGGTGGTGGTCCGGTCCGGGGGCGTCGGGCTCGTCGTCGATTCCCTGGGCCCGGTCTTCCGGCTCGCGCCCGAGGCGATCGACCCGCTTCCCCCCGTGCTGCGCCGCACCGGCAGGGGGACGGTGGCGGCGATCGCCCGTCTCGGCGACGGCGACCTCGTGCCCATCCTGTCGCTCGACCGCCTGCTCGCGGGGGTCGTGCCCGCCGCGGAGGCCGCCCGCAGCGGGCAGACCGACGGGGAGGCCCGCGCTGCGCGGCCCGAGGCCGTTCTCGTGATCGCAGTGGCGGGCGAGCGCTACGGCCTTCCCGCCGCCGCGGTGACCGCGGTCCTGCGCCTGCCCGCCGCGATCACGCGGCTGCCGCACGCGCCGGCCTGCGTGGCGGGCCTCGTCGCCCTGCGCGGCGCCGCGGTCCCGGTCATCGACCTGCGGCGCCGGCTCGGCCGACCCGCGGGGACGGATCCGCGCAGCCGCATCATCGCCCTCGAGGTCGGGGGCCAGCGCATGGGCCTCCTCGTCGACGAGGTCTCACGTCTCCGGCACCTCGAAACGGGCGCGATCCGCCCGCCGCCGGAGGGCCTGGATGCGGCCGTGACCCGGGCGGCCGCCCTCGGGACGGGCGACCTCCTCCCGCTCCTCGACCCGTCCGGGCTTCTCGATGCGGCCTGGAGCGAGAGCCCCGGGCGCGGACCGGGCGGGCTCCGCCGATGGGCGCGGGCCGCCGGGACGGCCTCATGA
- the cheB gene encoding chemotaxis-specific protein-glutamate methyltransferase CheB produces the protein MIRLLVVDDSALMRKLLGGIFAAEGDFEVAFARNGMEALDALGRFQPDVITLDVAMPGLDGLACLDRIMLERPCPVVMLSGLTAEGAEASLEALARGAVDVVAKPAGAVSLAIDDLAPLLVQKVRAASRARPRPSLRLAERLRARHTALGSPAPLRPVARDPAGSRGGLVLVGSSTGGPPALDALLSGLPADFPWPVVVAQHMPGRFTGTLAHRLDGLCAVTVQEVTRPTVLAAGHVYIGRGDADVIIARRPSGLVAAPAPAHPDHPWHPSVDRLVASALDHVEAARLVGILMTGMGRDGARSMAEMRARGGHTIAEAEETAVVWGMPGELVRAGGASRVVPLDAIAPELLAWVS, from the coding sequence ATGATCCGCCTCCTCGTCGTCGACGACTCGGCGCTGATGCGCAAGCTCCTCGGCGGGATCTTCGCGGCCGAGGGCGATTTCGAGGTCGCCTTCGCCCGCAACGGGATGGAGGCGCTCGATGCGCTCGGCCGGTTCCAGCCCGACGTCATCACCCTCGACGTCGCCATGCCGGGGCTCGACGGCCTCGCCTGCCTCGACCGGATCATGCTGGAGCGGCCCTGCCCGGTGGTGATGCTCTCCGGGCTGACCGCGGAGGGCGCCGAAGCGAGCCTGGAGGCGCTGGCGCGCGGGGCCGTCGACGTCGTCGCCAAGCCGGCCGGCGCCGTCTCTCTCGCCATCGACGACCTCGCGCCCCTCCTCGTGCAGAAGGTGCGGGCGGCCTCGCGGGCGCGCCCGCGACCGTCCCTGCGCCTCGCCGAGCGCCTGCGCGCCCGCCACACCGCCCTGGGCAGCCCGGCGCCGCTTCGGCCCGTAGCGCGCGACCCCGCCGGCTCCCGCGGCGGCCTCGTCCTCGTCGGCAGTTCGACGGGCGGGCCGCCCGCTCTCGACGCGCTGCTGTCGGGGCTGCCCGCCGACTTCCCCTGGCCGGTCGTCGTCGCCCAGCACATGCCGGGCCGCTTCACCGGAACGCTGGCGCACCGCCTCGACGGGCTCTGCGCCGTGACGGTGCAGGAGGTGACGCGGCCGACCGTCCTGGCGGCAGGCCACGTCTATATCGGGCGGGGCGACGCCGACGTGATCATCGCGCGCCGGCCCTCCGGCCTCGTGGCCGCGCCGGCCCCAGCCCATCCGGACCATCCCTGGCACCCCTCCGTGGACCGCCTCGTCGCCAGTGCCCTCGACCATGTCGAGGCCGCCCGCCTCGTCGGCATCCTGATGACCGGCATGGGGCGCGACGGCGCGCGCAGCATGGCGGAGATGCGGGCCCGGGGCGGGCACACCATCGCCGAGGCGGAGGAGACGGCGGTGGTCTGGGGCATGCCCGGGGAACTCGTCCGGGCGGGGGGCGCGAGCCGCGTCGTCCCGCTCGACGCCATCGCCCCCGAACTCCTCGCATGGGTGTCCTGA
- a CDS encoding HEAT repeat domain-containing protein, whose product MPLVRRDPPGAPAAPSRPEASPADLRAPEPERRLSAAQALAGRPGAAAALGAALGAETAPRVREALLCALIACGEEGAASLAAHLRAEEPALRNACVEALQDMPSCVLPLLPGLLADPDPDVRLLATEVARTQPPEIATALLARLLEREAHPNVCGAAVEVLAESGTPDAAPALRIARARFSALPFLPGAIDTVLARLAAS is encoded by the coding sequence ATGCCCCTCGTCCGCCGCGATCCCCCGGGCGCCCCCGCGGCGCCGTCCCGACCGGAAGCCTCGCCCGCCGATCTCCGCGCGCCCGAGCCCGAGCGGCGGCTGTCCGCCGCGCAGGCGCTCGCGGGGCGCCCCGGGGCCGCGGCGGCGCTCGGCGCGGCACTCGGCGCCGAGACGGCCCCGCGGGTGCGCGAGGCGCTGCTCTGCGCGCTCATCGCCTGCGGGGAGGAGGGCGCGGCGTCCCTCGCGGCGCATCTGCGCGCCGAGGAGCCGGCCCTGCGCAATGCCTGCGTCGAGGCGCTGCAGGACATGCCTTCTTGCGTGCTTCCCCTCCTGCCGGGCCTGCTCGCCGACCCGGATCCGGACGTGCGGCTGCTCGCCACCGAGGTCGCCCGCACGCAGCCGCCCGAGATCGCGACCGCGCTGCTCGCCCGGCTCCTGGAGCGGGAGGCGCATCCGAATGTCTGCGGGGCGGCCGTCGAGGTGCTCGCCGAGAGCGGCACGCCGGACGCCGCGCCGGCCCTGCGCATCGCCCGGGCGCGCTTCTCCGCCCTGCCCTTCCTGCCCGGCGCGATCGACACCGTGCTGGCCCGCCTCGCCGCATCCTGA
- a CDS encoding CheR family methyltransferase: MAAPAPSLSDADFARLCDFLYRRTGILFTQAKRAIVARRVAERMSACGARSFAVYFALLRAGPGGEVESLINALTVNETYFFREEYQLRCLTASLVARITADKAPGDTVRIWSMPCATGEEPYSVAIWLLENWPEVDRYEVEIVGSDIDTRALAAAEAGRYGERALMRLPRDLVRRYFVPVTGEAGPHWRIIRDLRDSVRFTPCNLIDAPAMAAQGRFDVVFCRNVLIYFDDASRRIAADNLYDSLVPGGFVCLGHTESMSRISPLFRVCRYADAIVYQRPEGEHA, encoded by the coding sequence GTGGCTGCCCCCGCCCCTTCCCTGTCGGATGCCGATTTCGCACGCCTGTGCGACTTCCTCTACCGGCGCACCGGCATCCTGTTCACGCAGGCCAAGCGCGCGATCGTCGCCCGGCGGGTCGCGGAGCGGATGAGCGCCTGCGGCGCGCGCTCCTTCGCGGTCTATTTCGCGCTCCTGCGGGCCGGCCCAGGCGGCGAGGTCGAGAGCCTGATCAACGCGCTGACGGTCAACGAGACCTACTTCTTCCGCGAGGAATACCAGCTGCGCTGCCTCACGGCCTCGCTGGTGGCGCGCATCACCGCGGACAAGGCGCCGGGCGACACCGTGCGGATCTGGTCCATGCCCTGCGCCACCGGCGAGGAGCCCTATTCGGTGGCGATCTGGCTTCTGGAGAACTGGCCGGAGGTGGACCGGTACGAGGTCGAGATCGTCGGCTCGGACATCGACACGCGGGCGCTCGCGGCGGCCGAGGCCGGGCGCTACGGGGAGCGGGCGCTGATGCGGCTGCCGCGCGATCTCGTGCGCCGCTACTTCGTGCCGGTGACCGGGGAGGCCGGCCCACACTGGCGCATCATCCGGGACCTGCGCGACTCCGTGCGCTTCACCCCCTGCAACCTCATCGACGCGCCGGCCATGGCGGCGCAGGGCCGCTTCGACGTCGTGTTCTGTCGGAACGTTTTGATCTACTTCGACGACGCCTCCCGGCGCATCGCCGCCGACAACCTCTACGACTCTCTGGTGCCGGGCGGGTTCGTGTGCCTCGGCCACACCGAATCGATGAGCCGGATCTCGCCCCTGTTCCGCGTCTGCCGCTACGCGGATGCCATCGTGTATCAGCGGCCGGAGGGGGAGCATGCCTGA
- a CDS encoding response regulator, producing MPETAAPPRILVIDDASLVRRYYRDALERAGFRVDEALNGIEALELLLRSPYDLLVVDVNMPKMDGLTFLRTLRAREEPLRAVPALVTSTEAGEQDRDSARAAGANFYLVKPLSEDVLVAHAAALSGWRR from the coding sequence ATGCCTGAGACCGCCGCGCCGCCCCGCATCCTCGTCATCGACGATGCGAGCCTCGTGCGCCGCTACTACCGGGACGCCCTGGAGCGGGCCGGCTTCCGGGTGGACGAGGCGCTCAACGGCATCGAGGCTCTGGAGCTGCTGCTGCGCAGCCCCTACGACCTCCTGGTCGTGGACGTGAACATGCCGAAGATGGACGGACTCACCTTCCTGCGCACCCTGCGAGCCCGCGAGGAGCCGCTGCGCGCCGTCCCGGCCCTGGTGACGAGCACGGAGGCCGGGGAGCAGGACCGGGATTCCGCCCGGGCCGCCGGGGCCAATTTCTACCTCGTGAAGCCGCTGTCCGAGGACGTCCTCGTCGCGCATGCGGCGGCGCTGAGCGGGTGGCGGCGGTGA